Within the Chloroflexota bacterium genome, the region GCCGGGTGATTTCCCAGGGGGTTTCCGGCGTGGCCTGAGCCGGAATTTCGACCTTGAGCACATCTACATCCGATGGCATCTGCCTGTGCAGTAATTTGCCCCCAAAATAGGCCGTAAAATAGGCCGCTGCAGAAAAATCAACCTCTTGCGAATAGGAAAGGTGATGCTCTAATTCGGTGTCTAATGAGATCGCCAGGGCCGGGATGCCCAACGCAGCCGCTTCCAGCGCCGCGCCAACCGTGCCCGAAATCGTCACGCCGCTGCCGATATTGGCCCCGTAGTTAATCCCCGAAACCACCAGATCGGGCAAGCGGGGCATCACTTCTAGTGCGCCATGCAGCACAGCCTGAGCAGGTGAACCACCTACCGCATAGACCGTCCAGCTGCGCCCATTGACCTGGAGTTGTTCGGGCGTAATCAGGCCATCGGTTGTATTGGGCAGGCTGCGGCCCATCCCGGAGCTTTGCTCGCGCGGTGCGGCCACAGTAACATAGCCAATCGCTTCCAGCGCCGCCGCCGCGGCCCACAAGCCGGGAGAGCGGATGCCGTCGTCATTGGTGAGTAAGATTTGGGGTTTCTCAGTTTTCATAGATAAAAAAAGAGAGCGGGATTTTCCCGCTCTAATCTGCGCTCTCGGCGC harbors:
- the surE gene encoding 5'/3'-nucleotidase SurE, which codes for MKTEKPQILLTNDDGIRSPGLWAAAAALEAIGYVTVAAPREQSSGMGRSLPNTTDGLITPEQLQVNGRSWTVYAVGGSPAQAVLHGALEVMPRLPDLVVSGINYGANIGSGVTISGTVGAALEAAALGIPALAISLDTELEHHLSYSQEVDFSAAAYFTAYFGGKLLHRQMPSDVDVLKVEIPAQATPETPWEITRLSRVRYYHAEKPERTSWNQPTVMGYRINESWGDASADSDVHALFTRHQVSVTPLSLDLTSRVLPEILEKLLS